From bacterium, a single genomic window includes:
- a CDS encoding carboxypeptidase regulatory-like domain-containing protein translates to EFAWGRTAARASLALLGRNPTPLLPDADRVPVWPVGIIGSISHSGSICGAAVAHGPGAIGFDIETAHTLEPDLWPNLFTNDEIRAMFAAWRAAYPSFFMYDSIGMSVQGRPLLVCKLSDNVTADEPEIEVKYVANMHGDEVVGKENCLRFIEELLNGYGIDPELTQLMEEYEMWFLPCMNPDGLSLAQRGNAHGVDLNRDFPDRCDDSVNTTAGREPETAHVMNWSAAHTFILSANFHGGALVANYPWDNNCTGGAVYAPTPEDELFVWISRRYAEANPRMRVNTAFLYPDTGITNGADWYEVSGGMQDWNYVWMGDRDLTVELDNTHWPAASRLEALWQENRLAMRYYWLEAQYGVRGTVTDASTGNPIRAEVKLFNIPYLTYSSALHGDYYRMLRPGTYTLTFSAPGYGSQVFPNIVVPADSFIVLDVQLGLPPDIATQPTQLSADVGICSTTDVPLTILNEGDGPLTWYSQEGYSSQTGYGSAVGGGWRYLDGDQAGGPVYAWRDISGVGTLVSYTSDDQTRGPYAIGFDFPFYGQTFNAYYLCGNGFLSFTSALTTYTNTPLPSTAAPENLVAAWWDDLSPHRTGSQVRRYSTADSLIISFNNIQSFQDNGLYNFQFILLSSGEIVFQYASMGTSRLNSSTIGIQNGDRTRGVAVIYDQLYIHNNMAIRLCPHSMIETIPSSGLVTGHGQSVVTARFNSCCVPTGVTNGILALYSNDPDTPTLNVPVTINVTTLTPPDPVTDLTIYPDGSDVRLLWSPALNATGYKVYRLSSVEQSYLEGELLTPTAIPDTTYVDDTGDPEELRFYQVISVR, encoded by the coding sequence GAATTTGCTTGGGGCCGTACCGCCGCGCGCGCGTCCTTAGCTTTACTGGGGCGCAACCCTACGCCGCTTTTGCCTGACGCGGATCGTGTGCCGGTCTGGCCGGTCGGCATCATTGGTAGCATCAGCCACAGCGGTTCGATTTGCGGGGCGGCGGTGGCGCACGGGCCGGGCGCCATCGGCTTCGACATCGAGACGGCGCACACGCTGGAGCCTGACCTTTGGCCAAACCTGTTCACCAACGACGAAATCCGCGCCATGTTCGCCGCCTGGCGGGCCGCCTATCCGTCATTCTTCATGTACGATTCCATCGGCATGTCGGTGCAGGGCCGCCCGCTGCTCGTCTGCAAACTCTCGGACAACGTCACCGCTGACGAGCCGGAAATCGAGGTGAAGTACGTCGCCAACATGCACGGCGACGAGGTCGTCGGCAAAGAGAATTGCCTGCGGTTCATCGAAGAGCTGCTGAACGGCTATGGAATAGATCCCGAACTCACGCAGCTCATGGAAGAGTATGAGATGTGGTTTCTGCCGTGCATGAATCCCGACGGACTCTCGCTCGCCCAGCGTGGCAATGCTCACGGGGTGGATCTCAATCGCGATTTTCCCGATCGCTGCGATGACTCCGTCAATACCACGGCGGGTCGCGAGCCGGAGACCGCTCACGTCATGAACTGGTCGGCTGCTCACACCTTCATTCTCTCGGCCAATTTTCATGGCGGCGCGCTCGTCGCCAACTACCCGTGGGACAACAACTGCACGGGCGGCGCGGTCTATGCGCCCACCCCCGAGGATGAACTGTTCGTGTGGATCTCCCGCCGCTATGCCGAGGCCAATCCGCGGATGCGCGTCAACACGGCGTTCCTCTATCCCGACACGGGAATTACCAACGGCGCCGACTGGTATGAGGTGAGTGGCGGCATGCAGGACTGGAACTACGTCTGGATGGGCGATAGAGACCTGACCGTCGAACTCGACAACACCCACTGGCCGGCAGCCAGCCGTCTCGAAGCACTCTGGCAGGAAAACCGGCTGGCCATGCGCTACTATTGGCTGGAAGCGCAATACGGCGTGCGCGGCACGGTCACCGACGCTTCGACGGGCAATCCCATTCGCGCCGAGGTCAAGCTCTTCAACATTCCCTATCTGACCTACAGCAGCGCGCTTCACGGGGACTACTACCGCATGCTTCGACCCGGAACCTACACCCTGACGTTTTCGGCTCCCGGATACGGTTCACAGGTCTTCCCGAACATAGTGGTTCCGGCCGATTCGTTCATCGTGCTCGACGTGCAACTGGGTCTTCCGCCGGATATCGCGACCCAACCCACTCAGCTTTCGGCCGACGTTGGAATCTGCAGCACAACCGACGTTCCGCTGACGATTCTGAACGAGGGCGACGGCCCGCTCACCTGGTACTCGCAGGAGGGCTACTCGTCGCAAACCGGCTACGGCAGCGCGGTGGGCGGCGGCTGGCGATACCTTGACGGCGATCAAGCGGGCGGACCGGTCTACGCGTGGCGGGACATCAGCGGCGTGGGGACGTTGGTTAGCTACACCAGTGACGATCAGACGCGCGGCCCTTATGCGATCGGCTTCGACTTTCCGTTCTACGGACAGACATTCAACGCGTACTATCTTTGCGGGAACGGCTTTCTTTCATTCACGTCCGCGCTCACGACCTACACGAATACCCCGTTACCCAGCACCGCCGCTCCCGAGAATCTGGTCGCCGCTTGGTGGGATGATCTCAGTCCGCACCGCACGGGTTCGCAGGTGCGTCGCTACAGCACGGCCGACAGTCTCATCATCTCGTTCAACAACATCCAGAGCTTCCAGGACAACGGCCTCTACAATTTCCAATTCATTCTACTTTCCTCAGGGGAGATCGTTTTCCAATACGCCAGCATGGGAACAAGCCGTCTGAACTCCTCCACCATCGGTATTCAGAACGGGGATCGCACGCGCGGCGTGGCTGTGATCTACGACCAGCTCTACATCCACAACAACATGGCCATAAGACTCTGTCCGCATTCGATGATCGAGACGATTCCGTCGTCGGGTCTCGTGACCGGACACGGCCAGTCCGTCGTCACGGCCCGCTTCAATTCCTGCTGCGTGCCGACCGGAGTCACGAACGGTATTCTCGCGCTCTATTCCAACGATCCCGATACGCCGACCTTGAACGTGCCGGTAACGATCAACGTCACCACGCTGACTCCGCCCGATCCGGTCACCGATTTGACCATCTATCCCGACGGCTCGGACGTGCGACTGCTCTGGAGTCCGGCGCTGAACGCCACCGGCTACAAGGTCTATCGCCTGAGCAGCGTCGAGCAGAGTTATCTTGAGGGTGAGCTGCTCACTCCGACGGCGATTCCGGATACGACCTATGTAGATGACACCGGTGATCCGGAAGAACTGCGCTTCTATCAGGTGATTTCCGTGCGATAG